A region from the Pelobates fuscus isolate aPelFus1 chromosome 3, aPelFus1.pri, whole genome shotgun sequence genome encodes:
- the LOC134601297 gene encoding histone H2A type 2-C, translated as MSGRGKQGGKTRAKAKTRSSRAGLQFPVGRVHRLLRKGNYAERVGAGAPVYLAAVLEYLTAEILELAGNAARDNKKTRIIPRHLQLAVRNDEELNKLLGGVTIAQGGVLPNIQAVLLPKKTESHKSKSK; from the coding sequence ATGTCAGGCCGTGGAAAGCAAGGAGGAAAGACCCGTGCAAAGGCGAAGACTCGCTCATCCCGCGCTGGTCTTCAGTTCCCAGTCGGCAGAGTCCACCGTCTGCTGAGGAAGGGGAATTATGCAGAGCGTGTTGGAGCCGGTGCCCCCGTTtatctggctgcagtgctggagtacCTGACTGCTGAGATCCTGGAGCTGGCAGGGAATGCCGCCAGAGATAACAAGAAAACCCGCATCATTCCCCGCCATCTCCAGCTCGCTGTCCGTAACGACGAAGAGCTCAACaaactgctgggaggagtgactatcgcccagggaggtgtcttgcccaacatccaggctgtgctgctgcccaagaaAACCGAAAGTCATAAATCAAAGAGCAAGTAA
- the LOC134601294 gene encoding histone H3-like, whose product RMPTRPRFVTMARTKQTARKSTGGKAPRKQLATKAARKSAPATGGVKKPHRYRPGTVALREIRRYQKSTELLIRKLPFQRLVREIAQDFKTDLRFQSSAVMALQEASEAYLVGLFEDTNLCAIHAKRVTIMPKDIQLARRIRGERA is encoded by the coding sequence CTCGTTTTGTTACGATGGCCAGAACTAAGCAGACCGCCCGCAAATCCACCGGAGGCAAGGCTCCCCGCAAGCAGCTAGCCACCAAAGCTGCCAGGAAGAGCGCTCCAGCTACCGGGGGAGTGAAGAAGCCTCACCGTTACCGGCCGGGAACTGTGGCTCTCCGGGAAATCCGCCGTTATCAGAAATCCACCGAGCTGCTCATCCGCAAGCTGCCTTTCCAGCGCCTTGTCCGTGAGATCGCTCAGGATTTCAAGACTGATCTGCGCTTCCAGAGCTCTGCCGTCATGGCTCTGCAAGAggctagcgaggcttacctggtGGGTCTCTTTGAGGATACAAACTTGTGTGCCATCCACGCCAAGAGGGTCACCATCATGCCCAAAGACATCCAGCTGGCCCGTAGGATCCGAGGAGAGAGAGCTTAA
- the LOC134601832 gene encoding histone H1B-like codes for MAETAPAAAPAVEIDSKKKQPKKASSAKKAAKPSGPSVSELLVKAVSASKERSGVSLAALKKALTAAGYDVEKNNSRLKLALKGLVTKETLVQVKGSGASGSFKLNKKQAESKDKAAKPKKAPAKVKKPAPKKASKSPAKVKKVAAKSPKKAKKPAASAKKVTKSPKKVKAAKPKKAVKSPAKKATKSPAKKAAKPKAAKSPAKAKKAAPKKKEALLVSCFNLYLKVQTALLRATTLSFKSYICDRHVFIL; via the coding sequence ATGGCTGAAACTGCTCCTGCTGCCGCTCCTGCGGTTGAAATCGATTCTAAGAAGAAGCAGCCGAAGAAGGCATCCAGCGCCAAGAAAGCTGCCAAGCCGTCCGGTCCCAGCGTGTCCGAGCTCCTTGTTAAAGCTGTGTCCGCCTCTAAAGAGCGCAGCGGGGTGTCCCTGGCAGCCCTGAAGAAGGCTTTGACCGCCGCTGGTTACGATGTGGAGAAGAATAACAGCCGCCTCAAGCTGGCTCTCAAGGGCTTGGTGACTAAAGAGACTCTCGTCCAGGTCAAAGGTAGCGGAGCCTCCGGCTCCTTCAAGCTCAACAAGAAGCAGGCGGAGAGCAAAGACAAGGCTGCAAAGCCCAAGAAGGCACCGGCTAAAGTCAAGAAGCCCGCCCCAAAGAAAGCCTCCAAGTCTCCGGCTAAAGTGAAGAAGGTAGCCGCGAAGAGCCCGAAGAAGGCCAAGAAGCCGGCAGCCTCCGCTAAAAAAGTCACCAAGAGCCCCAAGAAAGTCAAAGCCGCCAAGCCCAAGAAGGCAGTGAAGAGTCCGGCTAAAAAAGCAACAAAGAGCCCGGCTAAAAAGGCAGCCAAGCCCAAAGCCGCTAAGAGTCCAGCAAAGGCTAAAAAGGCAGCTCCCAAGAAAAAAGAAGCCCTGCTCGTATcttgttttaatttatatttaaaagtcCAAACGGCTCTTCTAAGAGCCACCACCTTGTCCTTTAAGAGCTATATTTGTGATAGGCACGTGTTTATTTTATAG
- the LOC134601296 gene encoding histone H2B-like, with protein sequence MPDPAKSAPAAKKGSKKAVTKTQKKDGKKRRKTRKESYAIYVYKVLKQVHPDTGISSKAMGIMNSFVNDIFERIAGEASRLAHYNKRSTITSREIQTAVRLLLPGELAKHAVSEGTKAVTKYTSAK encoded by the coding sequence ATGCCTGATCCAGCCAAGTCCGCACCAGCCGCCAAGAAAGGCTCTAAGAAAGCCGTGACCAAGACTCAGAAGAAAGATGGCAAGAAGCGTAGGAAGACCAGGAAGGAGAGCTATGCCatctacgtgtacaaggtgctgaaACAGGTCCACCCCGACACCGGTATCTCCTCCAAGGCCATGGGGATCATGAactcctttgtcaatgatatcttTGAGCGCATCGCAGGAGAAGCCTCTCGCCTGGCTCACTACAACAAGCGCTCCACCATCACTTCCCGGGAGATCCAGACCGCCGTGCGCCTGCTGCTACCCGGAGAGCTGGCAAAGCACGCCGTGTCCGAGGGCACCAAGGCTGTCACCaagtacaccagcgccaagtaa
- the LOC134601295 gene encoding histone H4 yields the protein MSGRGKGGKGLGKGGAKRHRKVLRDNIQGITKPAIRRLARRGGVKRISGLIYEETRGVLKVFLENVIRDAVTYTEHAKRKTVTAMDVVYALKRQGRTLYGFGG from the coding sequence atgtctggcagAGGTAAAGGCGGAAAGGGTCTCGGGAAAGGCGGCGCTAAGCGGCACAGAAAGGTCCTGCGTGACAACATCCAGGGCATTACCAAGCCTGCAATCCGCCGCCTGGCTCGCAGAGGAGGAGTGAAGCGTATCTCCGGCCTCATCTACGAAGAGACTCGCGGGGTGCTGAAGGTCTTCCTGGAGAATGTTATCCGGGACGCCGTCACCTACACCGAGCATGCCAAGAGGAAGACTGTGACCGCCATGGACGTAGTCTATGCCCTTAAACGCCAGGGCCGCACTCTCTATGGCTTCGGAGGTTAA